The following coding sequences are from one Triticum dicoccoides isolate Atlit2015 ecotype Zavitan chromosome 4A, WEW_v2.0, whole genome shotgun sequence window:
- the LOC119284476 gene encoding uncharacterized protein LOC119284476: MSPAAWTRTRKLVLGLPLLAGRSSRSAGDGRSSSYFAGAGAAGEKKKRSTAVRKVVAIGSISLAGGVALSAINDLAIFHGCTSKAIDKASENPEVVQAIGVPIARGPWYDASVVLGHRRRSVSCTFPVTGPRGSGVFQIEAVRNGEDGVLSFLRHHDWEILAMDARLELQLEALPSDDGSQGQQPVVMNLNLMSSTSADDDDNCKISDTAGGGEIS, encoded by the exons ATGTCGCCGGCGGCGTGGACGAGGACGAGGAAGCTCGTGCTTGGCCTTCCCCTGCTCGCCGGCCGAAGCAGCAGATCCGCTGGAGATGGCCG CTCCTCCTCCTACTTTGCCGGTGCCGGTGCCGCCGGAGAGAAGAAGAAGAGGTCTACGGCAGTCCGGAAGGTGGTGGCTATCGGGTCCATCAGCCTGGCCGGGGGAGTCGCCCTCAGCGCCATCAACGACCTCGCCATCTTCCACGGATGCACCAG CAAGGCGATCGACAAGGCTAGCGAGAACCCAGAGGTCGTACAGGCGATCGGGGTGCCTATAGCTAGAGGCCCATGGTACGATGCATCTGTCGTTTTGGGTCATCGGCGCCGATCCGTGTCGTGCACGTTCCCGGTCACAGGGCCACGGGGTTCGGGAGTGTTTCAGATCGAGGCCGTCCGGAATGGAG AGGATGGTGTGCTTTCGTTTCTGCGCCACCACGACTGGGAGATACTGGCCATGGATGCTCGCCTGGAACTGCAGCTGGAAGCACTACCTTCAGATGATGGCAGTCAGGGTCAGCAACCAGTCGTGATGAACCTAAACCTGATGAGCAGCACTTCTGCTGATGACGACGACAACTGTAAGATTAGTGATACTGCTGGTGGTGGGGAAATCAGTTGA
- the LOC119284477 gene encoding ABC transporter F family member 1-like: MVSDASKKKAAQKKAAAAAKRGAKVPTSSASSSASNNKTTDKGALAAVQLSDRTCTAVLTSHPLSRDIHIESLTLTFHGHDLLVDTELELNYGRRYGLLGLNGCGKSCLLKAIGCRELPIPDHMDIYHLSHEIEASDMSALGAVISCDEERVKLEKEAEVLAAQDDGGGAALERVYERLEAIDASTAEKRAAEILFGLGFNKQMQAKKTRDFSGGWRMRIALARALFMNPTILLLDEPTNHLDLEACVWLEETLKKFDRILVVISHSQDFLNGVCTNIIHMQNRKLKLYTGNFDQYVQTRSELEENQMKQYRWEQDQIASMKEYIARFGHGSAKLARQAQSKEKTLAKMERGGLTEKVARDRILTFRFANVGKLPPPVLQFVEVTFGYTPDNLIYKKLDFGVDLDSRVALVGPNGAGKSTLLKLMTGELVPLDGLVRRHNHLRIAQFHQHLAEKLDLDLSALQYMLKEYPGNEEERMRAAIGRFGLSGKAQVMPMRNLSDGQRSRVIFAWLAWREPQMLLLDEPTNHLDIETIDSLAEALNEWDGGLVLVSHDFRLINQVAQEIWVCEKQAVTRWEGDIMEFKEHLKSKSGGMSDD, from the exons atggtGTCGGACGCCAGCAAGAAGAAGGCGGCGCAGAAGAAGGCCGCCGCAGCCGCAAAGAGGGGCGCCAAGGTGCCCACCTCCTCCGCATCATCTTCCGCCTCTAACAACAAGACGACGGATAAGGGGGCCCTCGCCGCCGTTCAGCTGTCCGACCGCACCTGCACCGCCGTCCTCACCTCCCACCCGCTCTCACGCGACATACAC ATAGAGTCTCTCACTTTAACATTCCACGGCCACGATCTACTTGTAGACACTGAGCTGGAGCTCAACTACGGCAG GCGCTATGGTTTGCTTGGTCTGAATGGCTGCGGCAAGTCCTGCCTTCTCAAAGCAATAGGGTGCAGGGAGCTTCCTATCCCTGACCACATGGATATATACCACCTCAGCCATGAGATCGAGGCTTCAGACATGTCTGCGCTTGGAGCCGTCATTAGCTGTGATGAAGAAAGGGTCAAGCTGGAAAAGGAAGCTGAAGTTTTGGCTGCTCAA GATGATGGCGGTGGTGCAGCTTTGGAGCGCGTATATGAGCGGTTAGAAGCAATTGATGCATCCACCGCTGAAAAGCGTGCTGCTGAGATTTTGTTTGGCTTAGGCTTTAACAAGCAGATGCAGGCCAAGAAAACCAGGGACTTCTCTGGCGGTTGGCGCATGAGAATTGCTTTGGCAAGAGCTCTCTTCATGAATCCAACCATCCTTTTGCTCGATGAGCCTACCAATCATCTTG ATCTTGAGGCATGCGTGTGGCTGGAAGAAACACTGAAGAAGTTTGACCGTATACTTGTTGTGATATCACACTCCCAAGACTTCCTGAATGGAGTATGTACCAACATCATCCACATGCAGAACAGGAAGCTGAAGCTGTACACTGGGAATTTCGACCAGTATGTCCAGACCCGATCTGAGCTGGAGGAGAACCAGATGAAGCAGTACAGGTGGGAGCAGGACCAGATTGCGTCGATGAAGGAGTACATCGCGCGCTTTGGGCACGGGTCCGCCAAGCTGGCACGGCAGGCCCAGAGCAAGGAGAAGACGCTGGCCAAGATGGAGCGCGGCGGGCTGACGGAGAAGGTGGCGAGGGACAGGATCCTGACGTTCCGGTTTGCCAATGtgggcaagctcccgccgccggTGCTGCAGTTTGTGGAGGTGACGTTCGGGTACACGCCGGACAACCTGATCTACAAGAAGCTGGACTTTGGGGTGGACCTTGACTCGCGGGTGGCGCTGGTGGGTCCCAACGGGGCGGGGAAGAGCACGCTGCTGAAGCTGATGACGGGGGAGCTGGTGCCGCTggacgggctggtgcggcggcacaACCACCTGCGGATCGCGCAGTTCCACCAGCACCTGGCGGAGAAGCTGGACCTGGACCTGTCTGCGCTGCAGTACATGCTGAAGGAGTACCCGGGCAACGAGGAGGAGCGGATGCGGGCGGCCATCGGCAGGTTCGGGCTGTCGGGGAAGGCGCAGGTGATGCCGATGCGGAACCTGTCGGACGGGCAGCGGAGCCGGGTGATCTTCGCGTGGCTGGCGTGGCGTGAGCCGCAGATGCTGCTGCTGGATGAGCCGACCAACCACCTGGACATCGAGACGATCGACTCGCTGGCGGAAGCGCTGAATGAGTGGGACGGCGGGCTGGTGCTGGTGAGCCATGACTTCAGGCTGATCAACCAGGTGGCGCAGGAGATCTGGGTGTGCGAGAAGCAGGCGGTGACGAGGTGGGAGGGCGACATCATGGAGTTCAAGGAGCACCTCAAGAGCAAGTCGGGCGGCATGTCGGACGACTGA